The genomic region ttaatcaaggggggggggggggttagaatgaCCCAAACGCCCTGTGGCAAAAGGGCCGATTTGACCTTGGCTAATAACGCTCTCAAGAGAGATCCGGATTTTCGCTTCCTTTGCGACGGGGGGATACTTGGTTGTGGCTTCCCACGTCTGGCTTCCCACGTCTGGATCATTTAAATGCAACTTGGAGGACTGGGTGAAGTGTCTGAATTTTAAGCAGCTCTTTTTGTCTTGTGCCCTGCTGAGCAGTTGGTGCAATGTTGGTTTGGAGGGCTGGCCTCCCGAGGAAATACTGAACATGCTCTCACAAGCAGGAATGCTGTGTATAGGCAGCATCTTGGTGCTGGGCATCCTTTTGAGGTAGATGGAATTACCTTCCTTGACTTAGGTGCTTTTGAAAGATTGGGTTTCCAATGGGATTGCGTCAGCAGCAAAAATGAAGAGAGTTCCTGTACAGACCTcatatgtcccagttcggcctctgcggtcagcagaggccaatctcctggtgccccctggcccctctgtgatgcggctggcctctactagcaCCAGGGCCTGacccctgacccctgcctggtggaacactctccctccagctgtccaggccctgtggaaccttggtgagttctgcagggcctgtaagagtgagttgttccaccgggcttttggggaggctggccactgacGGCGCCCCCCCTTTAACTCGGTGGCCCCTATTGCATCTATGGGGCCTTCCGTTCCCCTCTCCCGGGGCGGGGGTTTAAATTGTCGGACTCTGTTTATTATCTGTGTACGCTGTATTTATCTGGTTTTAGTTATTTTGATGTTATggagccatatttatttttatatttataattctGATTATGCTCTTCTTGACCgttgtgttttcttttatgttgtacaccacccagagcccttcaggggtgggcagtacataaaacaaattaataataataccctgtttccccgaatataagacatcccctgaaaataagatgtagtagaggttttgctgaagtgcgaaatataaggcatcccccgaaagtaagacatagcaaagtttttgtttggaagcatgcccgacaaacagaacacagaaaaataaaacatcccctgaaaataagacatagcgcatctttgggagcaaaaattaatataagacactgtcttatttttggggaaacacagcaataataataataataataataataataataataataataataataataataataataataataataataataataattggaaccttaatggtgcactggaacctttgcaaaaagtacggcctgccctgtagcaagacctggtacgagcacaagccagagaagatcacagaaaatgaagaagcaaaaatactctgggactttagaatacagacagacagacacctggcacacaacaccccagaaataacagtggtagagaaaaaacatgtttggatcatagatgttgctgtgccagttgacagcagggtagaggacaaagagctggaaaagatcacaaaatacaaggacctacaaattgaagtcgaacgactgtggcaaaaaagaacaacagtaatcccactagtagtcggtgctctaggaggaatcccaagaaatcttgaaaaacatctggaaagcctaaacttagacagaacatcagtccacatgctgcagaaagcagcacttctaggaactgcacatattctacgcaaatacctctaatatcctaggtccttgggaaggactcgatattcagagatgaattccagacacttgtgctgtgctgtaatgtgtataataataataataataataataataataataataataataataataataataatatgtaatatccTTTGTCATTTTATTTCCTTTCGCCGCAAGTCAGATATAACAAATACTTCAGGCTGCAACGGTCACGTCAGTCTTTGCTCAGCTTCGTTTCCTAGATTCTCAATCTGGAAAACCACCAGTAGCCGATGTGGTGGTAAGCGGGAAAGCGCAGTGCAGCTGGCTGAGAGTGATGACTCGCaggcctccttcccttttccaaagGAATCTTGCCCTCTTTCTTTGTTAGGTCAGCATTTCAGCTTGATGATTTTTGACTGTAGGAAGTTTTATGGaccaactcttttttttctcttcacttAGCCAATTGTTTAGCATCTTCTGGCATTGGAAAAAAGTATTTGGAGAGTGCTGAATGTTGGCTGTGTGCTGTAAAATACGGTAACTTTGCTTTGAAGTGGGTTCCAAGATTATTTTTTGTACAGTAAACATCTTGTTTGATAGGGCAACTACAtttgtgtccagtagcaccttagaaaccaacaagattctcAACATATAAGATGTTGGGAGTCAAAGCATCCTTTGTCAGATACTTTGACTCTCAAAGTCATACGTCAGAAATTATGTTGATCCCTAAGGGGctgttggactcaaatctagttgttctactgcagaccaaaatgaAATCACTCAACAGGGTATGAACACATTTTCCTAATGTGTATTCTTAACTGaaaatattcttttctttttacaggtGCAAAGGATTCTGCTTAGATAGCTGAACAATGGAACCTGAGATTATCCGAATGTACTCGTCATCCCCGCCGCCTCTAGATAATGGAGCTGATGAGGAGGAAGACGAGGAGTTTGGTGATTTTGGTGGCTTTTCGGGTGACGGCAGCACTAGCGTAGGCTTTGACTTTGCATCAGACTATTCAAATTCAAAGGAAGAACACAAATCTCCATACAACGCTGATTTTTCGAGCAGCGTGGATGGCATTATAGCCTTTACGACTGTTAGATACGTTAACGATGCGGACCGCGTTGCAGAACTTCCCAATTCGATGAAAGGGTTTCCTGACGGCCCTAGCAAAGAAAACTGTGAGTGTCGAAGTCTGGGCTCATCGCTTGACGAATTAAACTCAGTAGGGTTGAACAGAACTGAGAAGTCGGAGGCACCGCCCTCCGAAATTATTTGGACTGATAGAAAAGCTCCCAGTCAAGACCAACAAATAGACAGCTGTAACGGTGGGACACCTCAGTGTCCAGAAGTGCTAACGAATGGGTTTGCAGCATTGGACGCCGCAAATCCTCCAGGGACAGATAATCCGGACAACACCAGTGACTCAAAAACGGCTCACGCTCATAATCCTTTGAATTTAGATTCTGCGCCCAGCGCGGTACAGGACTTTGCCGATTTTGCCACGTTCTCAAACAAACCGACAACCCAGGTagaagaaacaggaaataaaatatgcaaaaattcTAAAGGATCAGAAAGCGTGCGGGAAAGCAATACTATAAATAGCACTGAACAGAGGGAATCTATGAAGGAAGTGGCTTCAGATAGAAGCCGTGAACATGAAGGGGGGGCTTGCGTTGAAGGTGAACCGGTCTGCATTTCAAAAACTAATGTAGCGATCCACGAAGGCTCCGAGGGTGAGCCGGAAAGTACAGCACTGGACAGTGTCCATGTTTTCTCTTCCATGCGAACAAATGTGAATCCAGGAGGCACGACAGAAGGTAttgaaggcagagaaaagcaggacgCCAGAATTAGCCAAGAAAGTGACTTTTCTCAAACTGGTGGAACTGCAAGTCCACTAAACCTTAATGTAAATAGTGTTCAAGATCTTAGCAGTTTTCCCGGAGAAGGGCATTTTTCTGAAATGGGGAAGAACAGTGAAAGTGAACATAGACGGGCCTCATCTAGTGACTTAAATGAAGATGACTTTGGCGACTTTGGCACAGTAAGTAGTAGGTCTCCTGCATTTGCGGATGGGGGTCAAGTTTTGGCGAGCcatgaacattttcaaaacccttttgaagaaaaaaacaacaagccGAGTAATGAATGTGGAGACCTCCTAGGTAGAAGTGGTGAAAATCAGCCCTCGGTCATGGTCGCGCCTTCGGAACCGGATGAGATTTCCCTCTCTGGGTTGGCAGAATGCCAGAGAGCTGGTTCGGGTTCCGGCACCGAGGTCCGGCCTCCGGCAGAAGGGGAAAACGGGAGTGATCGTGAGTTCGGAGACTTTGATTCGGTAACGAAACGGGGCCCCGATGCTGACGAGTTTTCCGACTTCAGCTCAGCTGGTTGTAACCAAGCGACCGAGTGGAACGCCTTTGCGTCTGAGCCAGAGGAGAGCTGTTCTTGGGCTGCTTTTGGAGACGAGCAGGTCGACGCATCTCCTCCTAAGAAAGACACGTGGCTGGCACATAGGACAGACGCAACAGCTGGCGCTGATGACTCAGCACTGTGTAACACGGACAGTGTTTCTGTAACATCTTTCCAAGGAAGTGGCAGCAGGCAACTGCATGAATTGCCACCTGCAACCCAGGTAACTACAGTAGCTGTTGTATCAGGGTTTCCAAGAAGGGCTATGACTTGGGGATCGTTTCCTTCCGCTAGCTTTGTTAGGGAGAATTAACCTATGATCTCTTGATTCGTTCTTCGTCCTTCCACTAGCTTTGTTAGGGAGAATTAACCTGTGATCTCTTGATTGTGTATTGCTGGCTGATACACAAAATGCACAATACAATACACAAAATGCACAAAAGCTGGCTGAAGAAGCTAAATGGGGCTGTATTTGGTAGAACCACAACATTAAGACAGCTTCccaaggttattttttaaaaaaacctttgctcagaggcagtggtgggatccaaaaattttaataggttccggtggtggtgggattcaaacagtggcgccaccgcacacacgcacctccagtccctattgggcagggaggttgctttagtaaccccttctcggcactcagaaaaaattagtagccacttctagagaagtggtgagaactggttggatcccacctctgctcagagggCTGTGAGAACCTTTGTGGCCCCAACACCCTTACCCAAGTATCCCGTAAAGGTAAAGCttgtcccttgtgcaagcaccaggtcgttACTGATGCATGAGGTAACGTCACATCACGACATTCAATAGGccgactatgtttatggggtggtttgccattactttccccagtcatctacacttcactCCCAGCAAGCGGGGTACTAATTTTATCAATCTCAGAAGGATGCGAGGCTGAGTGAAACttcagctggctacctgaaaccattGGAACCAAACTTGGGTTGaaagtagagcagcagtggcgtagtggttaagagcaggtgcattctaatccggaggaaccgggtttgattccccgctccgccgcttgagctgtggaggcttatctggggaattcagattagcctgtgcactcctacacgcgccagctgggtgaccttgggctagtcgcagttcttctgagctttctcaggcccacctaccccacagggtgtttgttgtgaggggggaagggaaaggagtttgtaagccctcttgaggatcctataggaaagaaaggggggatatcaatccaactcttcttcttcttcttataaatcAGTTGTAACTTAATAGCCCTTtcatatatacagatatataaaCTAAGAGGAAGGAAGTGACATGGAACTGCCCAATCTTGCCTGATCTCAGGAGCAAATCAGgcttggtacttggaagggagaccaccaaggaaggctctgcagaggaaggctatagcaaaccatctctgcttgtcACTTGCCCCTTGTTgtggttgctataagtcagttaTGACTCAATGGCACttacatatatgtgtgtatgtatacgtatacatacacatacatacatacatacatgcatacttatttatttatttatttatttataaaaaactaagggattgtcagcccctttgagtctccttgcaagagagaaaggtgggggatataaatccaaactcttcttcttcttctcttcttcttgattgCAGTGTTGCATCTTCGCAGTCTGCGCCATGGGGCTCCTTAACTGTTCTCTAGCGGCACTTACTAGTTTGGGAACAAAAGGTTAACTTAAAAATAAATTGACTCTCTGTGATGAAAAAGGACCATGTCCAAAGCTGTCCTGCCGCCTGACTGTGCTGCTCGCGCATCATCACAGAGTTCCGTTTCCTTGGCCAAAGCGGCCTGTTGTGGCTTGACGCTAGATGCCTCCTTTTAAAACGAAAACAAAAGTCTTGACCATAACAGGGGTTGTGGAGTTCGATACTCAGTCGTGCTGGGAAGGGAGAAGATGATGCGCGAGAAACAGTGCAGTGGAGAGATTCGAACAGGGGTCCCCAGGCTTTTTGTGCCTGCAAGCACCTTTCAAATACTGGCACCGTGTgttgggtgcagccacaaaaaagACTCCGCGGAGCCACCCGTAAAATGGCTGTTGAGGCTTCCCTTCAATCATACAATGAatgtccttgtgctgtggtgtcagttgctgccaaagcagtatttttttttaacaatctgcacagccaatcagaagtcttgttgggcaaaagcctcacATGACCCCACCTACTTCTAAAAGTACACGGCAGGCTCCAGGAAAGGTTTTTACTTTCGTGGTACCCCATTGGGGCTCCTGGGTTAgcgtgtcagactaggacagtggtggcgaaccgtttgcactccagatgttatggactacaattcccatcagccccatgccagcatggccaattgactgatggggattgtagtccatgacatctggagtgcaaaaggttcgccaccacgggactaggatctgggagatccatgtGGGAGCCCCCCACCAaaccctggaagcttgctgggtcaccttgggacAGTCAGACCCTCTCAGCATAAGCTACCTGGCCGGGTTGTTGAGATGCtaagatggaggaggggagaatgttgtcAGCTGCTCTGAGTCCTCTTTGGGGAGAATGACATGAATGAAGTCAATGAGGGATTTCGTTGGACTGAATGAAATAGAAACCTGATTGTCACCCTGAGGCATCGAAGGCAAGGCGCTTAGTATTCTTTACACAACAGCATGTTGAACTGGCGTTTCAGTGTAAAGCTTGTCATTGGTCTGGCCAACACTGAATTCCTTTCCCTGTGATACATTTCAGAGTGGAATGACTGCTGAGGGCAACTCACACGCGCATTAAACCCACAGCATCAGGCTTCCTGCCTATGGGCAGCCCACTCtgtacttagaatcatagagttggaagagaccccaagagccgtcaagtccaaccccctgcaatgcaggaacacacagtcaaagcactcttgacagatggccatcctacctctttttaaaaacttccaaagaaggtgactccaccacactccgaggcagtgcatcccactgtcgaactgcccttactgttaggaagtttttcctaatgtttaggtggaatcgcttttccttcaccttgaacccatgactcctggtcctagtctctggagcagcagaaaacaagcttattcCCTAGCCAACTTGACattcctttaaatatctaaacatggctaatgtcacctcttaaccttctcttcaccaaactaaacatacccagctgcccaagtctctcctcacagtagggcatggattccagaccttttacccttttcggttgccctcctctggacccgttccagcttatcaatattcttcctgaattgtggtgcacacaaactgcacacaatatttcaggtctaaccaatgcagaatagagaagtacagtTACATCTCTTggtctagacactgtactcctattgatacagcccagaatcgcattggctttcttggccgccgcatcacactgctgactcatggtcagtttgtggtctattaagactcccagatccctttctcgtgtactgttgtcaagccaggtgtcacccatcctatatctgtgcatttcattttttttctgcctaagtgtagcatctcacatttatctctgccgaaattttgttttgttttgtttgttttggcccagctctctaatctgtccaggtcattttgaattctggcacTGTCCTCTGCTAGTGAGCAAAGGATCAAGGGCAATCTGGGTTTGAACATGTGCCTAGGAGTGCATGAAGAGTCATTGACCCTACCTATGTGTTGGAAGGGAGCCACACCCATGAGAAATTTCATGCAAAAATTCCAGAACTGCTGATGCCATTGCAAGGTTTTCACTTTTCAGGGTGTCGGCAGATGCCTGTGGAGCTGTGACTTGGTGACAGCCCAGACTTCTCAAATGCCACAGAATGCCCTTGGCCAGTATTTACCTTCATGTAAAGATTGCCCAGGCTCACCCATTCTCATCAGGtcccagaagctaagctgggtcagccctggttagtatttggatgggaaacccccaAGGAATACGAGGATTGCTATTCAGAGAAAGGAAATGGTAAaggtagaaccagggggcattcattgaaaatgttggggggaagaattaggactaataaaaggaaacacttcttcacacaacgtttgattggtgtttagaatatgctgccacaggaggtggtgatggccactaacctggatagctttaaaaagggcttggacagatttatggaggagaagttgatctatggctaccaatcttgatcctccttgatctcagattgcaaaagccttagcagaccaggtgctcaggagcaacagcagcagaaggccattgctttcacatcctgcacgtgagctccccaaggcacctggtgggccactgcgagtagcagagtgctggactagatggactctggtctgatccagcaggctagttcttatgttaagCTACCCTCGGTTGAGCTTGTGTCTTGAAAACACCCAAAGAGATTGCTgttaagtcaactgcaacttgacggcactttgccCGCACACAAAGCAGGTAAATAAAAAGAGTTACACATTTATTGTATGCAGAACGTACAGGGTGGATCATAAATAATAACTGAAGCTGTTCACTTTAATGCTCAGTTGCAGCAAATGCTCGAATTGAAATATTTGATTGGGGAGGAAAAACCAGTAAATCAAGTATTTCTTTAAGCATTCAAGCAACTTGACATCTTTATGCGGAAACTATTTCTGgaatgatctttttaaaatgtaaagactGGGCAGTAGGCGCTTGTCTGCTGTTCAAATCGGAAAGCAGTTAAGATGTTGACACATAGACGCTAACTTATCAGCGGGATTTGGTTTGTGTAGATTGCTATAGTTCCTGAAAGGTGGAGAAACAGCTTGGGGTACATGACATTTGAATCGGGCAGCCTCTCCCGGATAGAATCACCATCCATTTAAAGCACATATCCAAGagactagcacaggggtctgcaacctctggctctccagatgttcatggactacaattcccatcagcccctgccagcatggtccaaggtcacccagcatggccatgggaactgtagtccatgaacatctggagagccacaggttgcagacccctggactagcgcATGTCTGGTGTGGCACCTTCAGCTTCAAGGTAACATGAAATTGACTTCTGGTTTAGACCCAGCTGAACATTTCCAGAAGCCCTTGTGGAAGTGTACAAAAATATTGCATTGTCACTTTGCACCACGTTAAATGCACTGTATCCCAACTTGCATTTCCACTTACAAAAGGCATgcaagtagtagtagaagaagagagtttggatttataccctacctttctctcctgtaaggagactcaaggtggcttacaacctcctttcccttcctttccccacaacagacaccttgtgaggtaggtggggctgagagagttccgaagaactgtgactagcccaaggtcacccaacaggaatgtaggagtgtggaaacacatccggttcaccagataagcctctgccactcgggtggaggagtggggaatcaaacccggttctccagattagaattcacctatTGGGACTGATTTGTTTTGCAGTCTGTCTAGCACTGTCTCTTGCCTAAGTAGGGCTGCGCTGCGTGTACGTTCCCATTCATGCAtctctggatccagcccattaaGGCGACCCATCTTACGGTTCTGTATCAACAACGGCAATCCGTTCATTGCTGTTGGTCAGATCAATGAATATTGAGGCATGGACCATCTTTCCGTTTGGAAAACTTCCCCACAACTCTGATGTGCCCAAgggtatttattttactttattcataccttccttctctccccagggATGATCCAGAGTGGCTCCAGCATTCTAATCCCCCCTCTGTTTTACTCTCACGGCAGCCTTGCGAGGTGGGCTAGGCCGAAAATGCGcttggcccaagggcacccagcagacgtccatggcggagtggggatttgaagctggggTCAAATGACTCTAATCACAGAGGTGCTCGTGTTTCAAGGTTTTATATACCTCTCCGCAGCTCCGGCTTCTATTACCGAaggtgcagatgactggggaaggctgtGGCAAACGACCCTATAAACACAGCCTgcttagtaaatgtcatgatatgatGACACTTCAAGGGTCAGTAAGGACCTGATGCTTTGCACAGGGGACTCCTTTTAACACAACATGAATGTTTCATTCTGACTTTCCATGCTATGAATGTTCCCCCTATCCCTGCCAATGGAAATGTGATGGGGAGTGTCTCAAGCGCCTCGGATTGCAACGGGGAGCAAGGGTGAGCACACAAAAGCTCTCGGGAACGGTGGCAGTCATGCATAGCAggacaaccttttttaaaaacagctgctgTTGTCACTGTTTCCAAGAGTTGTTTCCTATGCACCCTTCCCTCCCATGGCCAGTAaccatacgaacataagaacaagccagctggatcagaccagagtccatctagtccagcactctgctactcgcagtggcccatcaggtgccttggggagctcacatgcaggaggtgacagcaagggccttctgcggctgttgctcccgagcacctggtctgctaaggcatttgcaatctcagatcaaagaggatcaagattggtagccataaatcgacttctcttccatgaatctgtccaagccctttttaaagctatccaggttagtggccatcaccacctcctgtggcagcatattccaaacaccaatcacacgttgcgtgaagaagtgcttccttttattagtcctaattcttccccccagcattttcaatgaatgccccctggttctagtattgtgagaaagggagaaaaatttctctctgtcaactttttctaccccatgcataattttatagacttcaatcatatcccagaTGAGCTCCTCTGGCCAAGAAAGCATCACACCCTCCTCATTAAGAAGAGCAGAGCATCCCGACGCTCCCCAAGGCCCTCTGGTTATGgctaaggggtgggggagcaatttCTGTCAGGAACATTCCTAGGCACCTGGGTGACCTGGCACCTGGGATCTGCCAAGCCTTCCATTAGATTGCCTTT from Sphaerodactylus townsendi isolate TG3544 linkage group LG01, MPM_Stown_v2.3, whole genome shotgun sequence harbors:
- the AFTPH gene encoding aftiphilin isoform X2, with the protein product MEPEIIRMYSSSPPPLDNGADEEEDEEFGDFGGFSGDGSTSVGFDFASDYSNSKEEHKSPYNADFSSSVDGIIAFTTVRYVNDADRVAELPNSMKGFPDGPSKENCECRSLGSSLDELNSVGLNRTEKSEAPPSEIIWTDRKAPSQDQQIDSCNGGTPQCPEVLTNGFAALDAANPPGTDNPDNTSDSKTAHAHNPLNLDSAPSAVQDFADFATFSNKPTTQVEETGNKICKNSKGSESVRESNTINSTEQRESMKEVASDRSREHEGGACVEGEPVCISKTNVAIHEGSEGEPESTALDSVHVFSSMRTNVNPGGTTEGIEGREKQDARISQESDFSQTGGTASPLNLNVNSVQDLSSFPGEGHFSEMGKNSESEHRRASSSDLNEDDFGDFGTVSSRSPAFADGGQVLASHEHFQNPFEEKNNKPSNECGDLLGRSGENQPSVMVAPSEPDEISLSGLAECQRAGSGSGTEVRPPAEGENGSDREFGDFDSVTKRGPDADEFSDFSSAGCNQATEWNAFASEPEESCSWAAFGDEQVDASPPKKDTWLAHRTDATAGADDSALCNTDSVSVTSFQGSGSRQLHELPPATQTTLLSRLERIFEVCFPGVPVSEIEEEITPLNFLLEDGNAPGRPQGTVGERELLDVWAELQDIHDAYGLRYQWGGSHSNKKLLCSLGIDTRNILFTGNKKQPVIVPMYAAGLGMLEPTKEPLKPISAAEKIASIGQTPPVSPEMNICAADQFQESLPPVQFDWSSSGLTNPLDGVDPELYELTTSKLETANATSKVTDAFAKLMSTVEKASASARKPRKEERLSEEAAQVIASLPDLTFMHAKVLMFPATLTPSASCQDQVD
- the AFTPH gene encoding aftiphilin isoform X1, whose translation is MEPEIIRMYSSSPPPLDNGADEEEDEEFGDFGGFSGDGSTSVGFDFASDYSNSKEEHKSPYNADFSSSVDGIIAFTTVRYVNDADRVAELPNSMKGFPDGPSKENCECRSLGSSLDELNSVGLNRTEKSEAPPSEIIWTDRKAPSQDQQIDSCNGGTPQCPEVLTNGFAALDAANPPGTDNPDNTSDSKTAHAHNPLNLDSAPSAVQDFADFATFSNKPTTQVEETGNKICKNSKGSESVRESNTINSTEQRESMKEVASDRSREHEGGACVEGEPVCISKTNVAIHEGSEGEPESTALDSVHVFSSMRTNVNPGGTTEGIEGREKQDARISQESDFSQTGGTASPLNLNVNSVQDLSSFPGEGHFSEMGKNSESEHRRASSSDLNEDDFGDFGTVSSRSPAFADGGQVLASHEHFQNPFEEKNNKPSNECGDLLGRSGENQPSVMVAPSEPDEISLSGLAECQRAGSGSGTEVRPPAEGENGSDREFGDFDSVTKRGPDADEFSDFSSAGCNQATEWNAFASEPEESCSWAAFGDEQVDASPPKKDTWLAHRTDATAGADDSALCNTDSVSVTSFQGSGSRQLHELPPATQTTLLSRLERIFEVCFPGVPVSEIEEEITPLNFLLEDGNAPGRPQGTVGERELLDVWAELQDIHDAYGLRYQWGGSHSNKKLLCSLGIDTRNILFTGNKKQPVIVPMYAAGLGMLEPTKEPLKPISAAEKIASIGQTPPVSPEMNICAADQFQESLPPVQFDWSSSGLTNPLDASGGSTLLNLDFFGPVEDSSSCSTTTTIPGVDPELYELTTSKLETANATSKVTDAFAKLMSTVEKASASARKPRKEERLSEEAAQVIASLPDLTFMHAKVLMFPATLTPSASCQDQVD